A region of the Anguilla anguilla isolate fAngAng1 chromosome 16, fAngAng1.pri, whole genome shotgun sequence genome:
GACAATTCAGCCAGGTTGACTGAAAAACTAAGCCTGAAAGCCTGATTTGTAAGTTCGAATACTTCCCTCGGCTGTAGGCAGTATGGAGCTCTGGGATAGTTAAATCTGACCCCAGGATTAAGGACTGCTACTTACTGATGAAGAAGCTTCAGGAAGATGATGGAACTGTGGACAGGAACACATTCCACAGGTCTGTAGATCTGTTCTGTAATGCAAATATGtctttaaaactattttaaaacatttcacatgataatgctttgtgtattttctttttgccaCAGTAAAGATGGGAGCTAAGATATAAACTAAAGTGAGAGTTGACCTTATCATTGATAATGATCCTGAATATGTTTTTCACTGTGAACAAACTCATCAGTTTAGTTTAGGATTGCCTCCCAGATGCTGAGTCCTTAAGTCTGTCTGATATGGTAGCATTACCCTTTTCCATTTATACACTTCTACTATAACAAACTTATCCAGATGTAGGGATAACTTTGATTCTAACATATCAGCTATATCTTATGAATTCCTAAAGAAATAGGTTAATggctgttatttatttgagtggGAGCTGTTCATAAATGGTGAAACTGACACATGTTCAGCCTCTAGTGATCAATGTACACCTTATGCTTAATGAGAATTAATTTGAACAGGAAAATGACCTTGAGTAAATGTGATGGGGAAAGGATGTTCTTGACTGGCTGTTGGTCTGATCGCAGGTGTGTGACAGGTGTTGTGTCTTTCATCCTGAAAGCACTGCAAGGGAGGTTTGTCATTCCGGATTTTTATACCTTCGCTGAAGAAGCTCAGAAGCTTTTTCTGAAGAGCAAACAACTTGCTCCTGTTAAGGTGTGTATCAGAGCTGTGAGATTTCAGCTGCAAACCATGCTCATATTCACACAGAGAAGATGGTgagaatcatgtttttaaagtgaataATAAATGAGCGACATGTGGAATGTATGAGGAATCAGGTAATTTGCATAGACTGGATCGACCTTCTCATTTGCAATTGGTCAGCCAAATGTGTGTCTAAATCCCTAGTGTGTGCATCACTTATGAgcctaataaaaatgaaggccATACAAACAGAAGGCACAAAATTAAGCTTGAAGTTTAATTGGTTTTAAGACAGAAAAGCATGGCACGGTTTTAATTTGCAtgctgcattttaatttgtttgacaggatttttttcaggaaagaaCAGTGTTTAAGCTGATTTGATACACATAgtgattaaaatgtattgactCACTGCAAGGTGTTTAAACTGCTTTGACTCACAGaacaatgttttttgtgttttccatgTGGTGTAGCAGGAGCAGGCCCCAGTGAATGGAGACAGTGGAAAGTGGGGAGTATCTATCTGCACTGTCGACGGCCAGAGGTACTGCTGTGTGCGCCACTTGCAGCTAGAGAGGAAACCCACAATTTACCCTTTCAGCACTAACCCATTCCAATACTTACACTTAATGGCTTTTCACAGCCATTAAGTAAACTAAACagtaaactaaactaaaagcaCAATGTTATGACACTGTCTTTGGCTGTGTGGTTCCAGTCTTACACTGTATGCCGGGAACGTAAATGCAGTGTTAtactgtgtttggctgtgtggtCTGAGTCACCtactgtgtttggctgtgtggtCTGGGTCACATGCTGTGTTTGGCTATGTGGTCTGGTTCTCAtgctgtgtttggctgtgtggtCTGGGTCACattctgtgtttgactgtgtggtCTGGTTCTCAtgctgtgtttggctgtgtggtCCCAGACTGTCTGTGGGAGACTGTGCAGATCCCTGTGTTCTGGGAGAGATCTCCTGGCCGCTCATTTATGGCATCGCAGTGGACCAGCTTGGGGCTGATTACGTGCACAGATACGTTGGCGTGGAGGAGTTCTCTAAGTACGAgtctgcttttaccctcaccaAACAAGGTAACAACACCAgatcaataaaataatgcaatgatGTGGGTATTTTTTGCTTCGGAGATCACAGCTTATGTCCACATTTGACATAAAGTGCATGTCCCACAGAAAGCATGTCTACTGCCTACATTAACATAGCATAGATATTTACAAATCATTTACAAGCATTGGTGCAGAGTTCACCCTATGCACTGACAATGTTTTACACCACATTTGCAAATAGCTGTTTACATGTAAGTATGTGTTATGTCTTCCTTAATAAAGCATTGCCTTTGGTTTCATAGCATTAGGAGATGTTAGAAAGGATGCCATGCTCTTCCTGAAGGCATTACAATAGCCAGCTTCATGTAGTCTTACCCAGAAGTTTCACTTAGTGCAGTATGAGGTACGGAGTTACTTCATTTCTGATgagttcctgtttcctgtcaggaGTTCCTCACAGTCCCCTCACGCAGACAGGAGCCATCATCACTGCATCATTACTGCAGGTATGACACAGCCAGCTCCTCAGCTGTTATATGTGGAAAGACGTGACTGCTGTTACTGAACTATGTGTTTTTTCTGCTGTTGGCAGTTAGCAGCCAGGCTGGGAGCAGAAGAGGATGAAAAATATGAGTCTGTAAGTCAGATTCCAAACAACAGACAAAATCAATCAGCCTCATAGCCCAGCCAATACCACCAATCACATCCTCACAACCCAGCCACAATAGCCAATCACATCCTCACAACCCAGCCACAATAGCCAATCATGTCCTCACGGCACTGCAAAAACCACTAATCATATACTTATTACCCACATAAAACCATCAATCTGTCCATTAGACTTGTGGCATACAGGAAAATCATTTGTCTTCCAGTAATGGCTAGGAACTGTTGAgatttcttatgtttttttttttgcaggttcTGAATATTTTCAGAAAGCTTTGCAACAAAGAGCATGCAAACTTAAACTGCACAAGGTAGATTTCACACTGTCTGAAATGTCTAAAATAACagatattttgtgtttgtgaaatgtctAAAGATGTGTCTGTTTTCAGCTACCAGACCCTGAGAAAAGACAGCATCACACTTCATGCACTTTCTTTCTACCTTCAGGAAAAGAAAGTACGTTCAATGgaacattcattcattatttgtttAGAGGCCTTGTGAAATTGTAAGGTAATATGCTGAGCAACTTTTAGAGttgtctaatttttttttttttctttttacaagaAGTTGCTGATGGGCTTTACAAAAACTAACTTACTGCTCTTGAATAATAAtgcttttcagtgttttcctgAGTCTGTAGACATCAACACCACTCTGGATTTACTGCTGCAGGTAAATATGTAGCATATGTAAATATGTCTCTAACCACAGAGTCACATTTcttcattgtttctgttttactttAACTATCATTGAAACTTTtatttgtgttctgtgtatACAAGAATGTGTTATTTTGTTAGTATGTTGGTAAGGTAAGGTAAGCTCTTTGGTGCCCTGAACATAGTGTTGTCAGTAAAGaattcatacattcattcataatttaaaaatcgcCCTGTGGCATCTTATATCTGGTGGAACTTTGTCAGTGTTCTTCCACAGAAGTGACGTGTGAGTCTGGGGCTGCCATGGCTGCCACCTTAGCCAATGGGGGGCTTTGCCCATTGTCAGGTGACCAGGTTCTGTGTCCTTCATCTACTCGGAACATGCTGTCCATGATGCAAGTAGCAGGAATGAAAGACTACTCCAGAATATTCCATTTCAAGGTGAACTATTGTGCATGAAACTGCACCTCTTTACAGAAGAACAGACCAGATAAATGTCAGAGGAATGCAGATGTTAATTTAGTATTTGACATTAATTCTTTTGGTTGCACTGCTGGTTTGTCagatagcaaaaaaaaaaaaaaaaaaaaagaattaaaaacaattctgtGTCAAAGGCTTTGTGCTTTGTTTGCAGACCTCAGTGCCAGCCAtgtccagccaatcagggggCTTGCTGATGGTGGTGCCCGGAGTCCTGGGCCTGATGTGCTGGTCGCCAGAGCTTGATGCCTTTGGAAACTCCTGGAAGTCTGTGCACTTCTGTGAGGTGCTGACAAACACAGAGTCTTTCACCCTGAACCCAGACGCAGGGatccgtgagagagagagagaggagagacgagCTTAGGTTAGACAGCATCACTTTGgacattgctttcatttaaactctttttgttgttactgttttttgtgtgtttttttaaggaaCTGGTGTTGACATTCCAGCTGCACAGCTTTGATGTGAGAACTCCGTTCCGCCAGGTGGTGGCCTATAGACAGTGGAAGGCTGAGTCTGAGGTCAGAGTCTCCCCATCACTCATTTGGAAGAACATTACATACTGAATTTGacattattttctgtgtgtgtctatgtatgtatgtgtgaatgcatgtatgcatgcatgcatatatccGATGCATATATTCTATATGTTATATgaaattcataatttata
Encoded here:
- the glsl gene encoding glutaminase liver isoform, mitochondrial isoform X2 gives rise to the protein MEKDPSHVYSEENPYLCFQRTPSLRRKWRKRYGGLDGNKLLEPNKEDDIIENGALTDMERDSAPVRHAESQETASVANAPTPTSRNAFQSQKPVNFVTPGSTGSPSLASNGSQRSAGPNGEQIRNANPFWHSISRLDPQQGHGKRKLAADVLFESFASEGRVNMTQFFEAVWSSGIVKSDPRIKDCYLLMKKLQEDDGTVDRNTFHRCVTGVVSFILKALQGRFVIPDFYTFAEEAQKLFLKSKQLAPVKEQAPVNGDSGKWGVSICTVDGQRLSVGDCADPCVLGEISWPLIYGIAVDQLGADYVHRYVGVEEFSKYESAFTLTKQGVPHSPLTQTGAIITASLLQLAARLGAEEDEKYESVLNIFRKLCNKEHANLNCTSYQTLRKDSITLHALSFYLQEKKCFPESVDINTTLDLLLQCSSTEVTCESGAAMAATLANGGLCPLSGDQVLCPSSTRNMLSMMQVAGMKDYSRIFHFKTSVPAMSSQSGGLLMVVPGVLGLMCWSPELDAFGNSWKSVHFCEELVLTFQLHSFDVRTPFRQVVAYRQWKAESEGYQIMNILLAAYRGDVQSLRRYFLSGADLNAVDYDGRSALHVAASEGHVEVIKFLIENAGANPLANDRWGNTALQEAVRSNHVQTVQLLKKYREQQEVSL
- the glsl gene encoding glutaminase liver isoform, mitochondrial isoform X1; this translates as MEKDPSHVYSEENPYLCFQRTPSLRRKWRKRYGGLDGNKLLEPNKEDDIIENGALTDMERDSAPVRHAESQETASVANAPTPTSRNAFQSQKPVNFVTPGSTGSPSLASNGSQRSAGPNGEQIRNANPFWHSISRLDPQQGHGKRKLAADVLFESFASEGRVNMTQFFEAVWSSGIVKSDPRIKDCYLLMKKLQEDDGTVDRNTFHRCVTGVVSFILKALQGRFVIPDFYTFAEEAQKLFLKSKQLAPVKQEQAPVNGDSGKWGVSICTVDGQRLSVGDCADPCVLGEISWPLIYGIAVDQLGADYVHRYVGVEEFSKYESAFTLTKQGVPHSPLTQTGAIITASLLQLAARLGAEEDEKYESVLNIFRKLCNKEHANLNCTSYQTLRKDSITLHALSFYLQEKKCFPESVDINTTLDLLLQCSSTEVTCESGAAMAATLANGGLCPLSGDQVLCPSSTRNMLSMMQVAGMKDYSRIFHFKTSVPAMSSQSGGLLMVVPGVLGLMCWSPELDAFGNSWKSVHFCEELVLTFQLHSFDVRTPFRQVVAYRQWKAESEGYQIMNILLAAYRGDVQSLRRYFLSGADLNAVDYDGRSALHVAASEGHVEVIKFLIENAGANPLANDRWGNTALQEAVRSNHVQTVQLLKKYREQQEVSL